The following nucleotide sequence is from Populus trichocarpa isolate Nisqually-1 chromosome 11, P.trichocarpa_v4.1, whole genome shotgun sequence.
aaataaaagttattccACACATAACAGTGCAAATCAAACATCTATTatggataggaaaaaaaaaaactagattacCAAAGGCAGGTGGAACATCGAAGCAACACAATTAAAGTCCTGTTAATCATCacaaatcattttcttactATGTCTAGTTTCTGTTAAACTAGTCATTCATCTGATAACAAAAATGTAActaagatgagaaaaaaaaatgtttatctaACACAGAAGTAGTTGAATATTTACCTATCTTTCTGCCAGACTTCCTCTTCCATAAAACGTACAAGGCAACTAAAACCAACAGAAGAACCGCTAAAATTGTTGAGGCCCAGAATATGATCAGTGTCACTTTGTCCATTGCACTGCTTTCTAGATGCATCCACAAGTAAGAAATAAGAatcatctatttgtttttgaaataaatttgtgCTTCTAACTGACTAAACCACTTAGTCATTGCAGAGACTATCTTGTACAATCTTAGTTTAAGGTCTTGTTGCTATAAACAGAGGACCAGCTATCTAGTGTACCTGTAGTTCTCATTCTTTCGCATTCAAAGAGGACCTAGTTTGTGGAGCCCAGCAAAAGCTTTCATATCATGGTTCACATGAGAGGTTGTCTTCCCAAACAGGGAAGGCACGTTAAAAATACACCGACTACAACTAATTTGTACTGTCTCAGAGCAAAGTGAcctataaatactaaaatttcaGGATGGTAAGTTTAATGCCTGtgttcagaaaagaaaagggaatatATCATCAAAGTTGATCTATGTGAACccaaaaacaacttttaataaattttctttgccCATTTTAAATTATGGAGCATACACCCACTAGAACCAGCAAGGAAACGAAATAAAAGTAACCAAAGCATGCATAAAGAAAGAATGCTATATCTTACATTGTGATTTTAGTACCAAAGCATGCATAAAGAAAGAATGTTGTATCTTACGTTGTGATTTTAGTATCTAAAGCTTGCATGAGTGAATACAAAGTTTATGCAAAGTCTGCTTTGTGTTAAGAACAAGAACATACCAAGTTCAGAAGCAGCCATCCGAACATACAGTTCATCCCCTCCGTCATTGAATTCACTAACATCCAACAAGTCCCCAAACCACGTCACGCAATCAATAAGTTCAGTTGTGGCATAAGCAACGCATGAGCAGTTCCTCAGACAAGCATCTGCACAGTTCTCCTGATTAGTTGTAATAGACTGCATAGCATATGAATTATCTGGCAACTTCAAGTTTGGAAACCTCATAAATCCCTCATTTGTGCTACAATTCAGTGGTTTTCTTGGCACACATCCGCTGGACCAATCCATTGAATACCATTCCTCTGTCACCTTTGGCACAAACCCAGTTGGGCAATGGCAAATGGGCACCTGGTTTTCATTACAAATACCATTTGGACCACATCTTGAATATGCATCACAAAGATCTTTCTGCAAAGAGAACATTAGAAACCACTCATTGGATTTTTGGTTCCATGTGAAGTAATTAAGCACGCCAGAACTGTCAACAAGGAACCGTGATATCATATTATTATCACTGTTGTCAAAGCTAAAGTATATGTAATTTGAGTTATAGATGAATAtagacttgaatatctggaaaCCTTTCATTTGAAGACCCCCTCCCAACCTGAGACCATCCCACATGACACCATCCCATGGCCCGCTTCGATATACTATATCTGATCCTCTGCGAAGATGTACCTGTGGAAGCCCCTTGATATCCAATTTATAGGTATAAAGTCCTGCAGATGGATCTTGAAGACTTTTCCACGAAGTCAAGAACCAATTCTGGCCAGTTGTTAGGTCCCATCCTAGCTTCATGCCTGGTATCAAAGTATCACATGGATAATCAAAGCTCTGCCAGATATagttgtttgaaatatcatcacTGCCAATATCTTTGACAACAAGATTTCCTGTGCTCAGGAGCTGTAAGATTGGATTGTTTGAGGTTGTGGATGGATTGGAAGACAAGACAATGTTCTTCATTGAGTTCTGAGAAATGACAATGTTTCCGTTTTCTACTATGGTGACTGCCCCAGATAAATCAGTGAGAGGGGAGTCCCTGTTGGCCACCCAAACAACTGTTTGATCAGGAACATTGTTGAACCATATTCCCAGATAACGGTTCGTAGAATTCCAGGGACTAAAGAAGCCAAAAGCAAATGTGCCATTTGTCGAAACAAGAGCTTCACTGCTATTGTCTCTGAGAATCTGGTTGACAGTTAAGAAGTCAGTGGCAGTTGAGGTCTTGAAGTTAAAAGTAGTGAAAGCTAAGCAAAAGAATAGCAAAAGAAAGACCTCCATGGATGATCCTAGTGGCAACAACTGAAAGTTTATCATTTGCATTTGTATTTCTTAGGTCGTCGGTGCAAGCCAAGTGTAGTGGATAACTCGATAAAAGACTTGCCCCCTCAATCAATTTTCATTCAAGACAGAATAATGAACTCTAGATGTTATTTAAGAGGACTGCTAAACTTGGCTACTTTCAAAACCTGATTACTAAATACAAAGTTCAACTCAACACCGACAATTATGGGTTCTCTAACCCATTCCCATGAATGAGGAAGGAAGCAAAACTATTGGACAATTGGGAATCTCGAACCAATTTTATCATGGAATATTCAGACACCAAGGAGAACGTTTAACTACTATTACTACTATatactttcttttgtcttgtcTGGTTTCATCAACTTCTAATTCTGATCATGACCCAAGAGTGAGATGCAGGTTGTATCTAGGCATCATATGACTCACAAAGTCCAAGATAAATGGCAATTAATATATGATGATGAGGGACAGACACAGAGAAATACAAATGAGGAAGACAAAAGGAAGAATAATGCtagaaacaatcaaaataaaagccAAAACCAGCAAGAACCTTTTCTGGGCTTCATTCATTTTCAGGGTATTTTTCCTTCACCACCACTACATGCATGATCAagtcaaaaaaatcataatggcAAGATAGGAACATCTGTAGCATCCAAGAACCATGTTCAttagcaatgaaaaaataaaacgaaaGTTCTTTCAGAACTTCTAGAGGAAGTTGAAAAGGCAGCAACAAACAACATAGAATCTTGCAAAGATATAGGCAAGAGTACAGGAAAATACTCACAAGTTTGAAACAGCTTCTTGTTGATGGAAGGTTTAGCTTCAACCCTGTGGCAAGACATTCTTGAAATGACAGAGGATGTCAAAAAGACGGGGGAACAGAAACTCTTACCAAACCCAGCAGCTTGGACTGCTAGCTTAAAGGCTTTACTTACATGGGTGATAAAGGACTCTAGGCCCGTGATATGATTTTGatcccaaacaaaaaattataacacaTCAAAGTATTCCCACTTTTTCCATAGCAATTAGCATGTTATTGAATCCAGTTTTGCAATATAagctttatttcttttggtttcttcttagaaatttgattattaaaaaaaaaacttatttaaaaaaaaaatatagcgaTAAAGCTATTATCACTCatacttacaaaataaaaatatatatatatatatgagaagaaaaaatgaaattaaaaatataattttaaagagaagagagatattttttttatttttaggggaCAACATgcatgtgttttttctttcattcttatATCTATCTCTCTAGTATAATTGTAACTATTAACAAAATCTAGATGGGTTATCTATCgttttttggtttataattattttttttatttttttataattttaattattatttttttaattttatcctttaacatttgaccagttaaaaattagatttcaaagtttttttaaatttattatttttggtcaaataaatcaagtcacAAGTTTAATAGGATAGCATGAGTTGGTATCATTCtttttacttcttctttttttacgctagtttttttcatttaatattgatttttttatcatgattgtgttgattgaattttttttctcaatttttttttatctaacttaTGACGGATCAAGGGTCACATATTTAGTTGTAATTATAACttgaaaatcatataatttttcttttatttgtgatattggttttttgagaaattttgaAGTGCCTAAGAAAGCCCATTAACAAAAGAGAAGGAATCACTTTTCACTTAACTTTTCCATTGCATATCATGTAAGACCATGAAAGCCCATTAATTCTCAAACCTCCCTCGTACGCCCACCTAACCTAACTGAATTACTTACTGTTATCAAATTGGCGCCAAAACACCCATTGAGTCCTTCCTTTCTGATGTGATATTTCCAGAGATAATTTTGTGGTTCTTTAAGATGATTATAACTGTTGGGTTTTGGAATTTATGGTGAATAACAGTGGCTGAAGAAGAGGATAGCatgtgttaaataatatttatgtagtcttatttattaagggtagaatagtactttcagtttgacctatatatactttatttgtatttaggttaacactatgcattcataataaacagattattcagaattgtaGCCTCCTTTTTGTAGTTGATCTCAattactttaacatggtatcagagctagttTTATGGAACGAAGCTTAATCCCGAACACAGCTTCGCAAAATTTTTTGGAGTgagattttgtcttccgcttctgcaaaatttggtatttcgtcagtttctgcaattattttggtatttcatcttcccTTCAGCTTTTACAATTTGGTAATtccgttcagtttctgcaaatttgttttgtgttttggagtaatcgtataagtttgagaagatatttgtttagtttctgcaatctctgttcagtttctgcaatttggtattttgttttccgctgcttttgcattctggttctttgtgattgttgattatggctactgaaagagatgattcgcttcagtctgtgagtgtgaggttggatgggaagaactattcgtattggagctatgtaatgagaaattttcttaagggtaagaagatgtggggatatgttagtggaacttatgtgGTACCTAAGAATACTGAAGAAGGAGATATTGTCTCGATAGatacatgggaagcaaacaatgcaaagatcattacttggatcaacaattctgttgagcattctataggtacacagttggcaaagtatgagacagcaaaggaggtttgggatcatctgcaacggttattcacgcaatcaaattttgcaaaacagtatcagttagagaatgacatacgagctcttcaccagaagaatatgagtattcaggagttctattctgccatgacagatctttgggatcaattggctcttacagaatcggcagaattaaaagcatgtggtgcttatattgaacgtagagagcagcaacgattggtacaatttttaacagcacttcgcagtgatttcgaaggacttagaggttcaattctgcatcgttctccactgccctctgttgactctgttgtcagtgagttattggctgaagaaatacgtcttcagtcttattctgaaaagggaattctttctgcttcgaatccttctgtactagcagtaccttctaagcCATTCTCTAATAATCAGAAcaagccttacacaagggttggcttcgatgagtgcagtttctgtaagcagaaaggtcattggaaggctcagtgtcctaagttgagacagcagaatcaagcttggaagtctggcagtcagtcacaatctaatgctcatcgatcacctcagggttataaaccaccacaccacaatactgcagcagtagcttccccaggctctattaccgatcctaatactttagctgagcaatttcagaagtttctctccttgcagccacaagcaatgtccgcttcttctataggtcagttgcctcataattcctcaggtatgtcacactctgaatgcgtcttggattctggtgcttcacatcatatgtctccagattcctcatcttttacctcagtgtcccctttgtcctccattcctgttatgactgctgatggcactcctatgcccttagcaggtgttggttctgttgtcacacctcacttgtctctccctaatgtttatcttattccaaaactcaaattgaatcttgcgtctgttggtcaaatatgtgattctggtgattatttagtcatgttttctggttctttttgttgtgtacaggatctgcagtctcagaagctgattgggacaggccgtagggagaatgggctatatattttggatgagttaaaagtgccagttgctgctgctgccgctgctgctATTACTgctgatttgtcttcctttcgtttgagtctttcaatttctagtttttatttatggcattcccgtctaagtcatgtttcgtcttctcgtttgagatttttggcatccacaggagctttaggaaatttgaaaacttgtgacatttctgattgtagtggatgtaaactggcaaaattttctgctttaccttttaatcgaagtatttctgtttcatcttcaccatttgatttgattcattctgatgtatggggaccttctcctgtttccacaaaaggagggtctcgatattatgtctcttttattgatgattatactcgttattgttgggtttatttaatgaaacatcgttctgaattctttgagatatatgcagcttttcgagctcttatcaaaactcaacattctgctgtgatcaaatgctttaggtgtgatttgggtggggaatacacctctaataaattttgtcaaatgcttgccttagatggaaccatccaccaaacttcatgtacagatactcctgaacaaaatggtgtagctgaaagaaaacataggcatattgtcgaaactgctcattctctcttgttgtctgcttttgttcctagtgaattttggggagaagctgttcttactgctgtaagtttgattaatacaattccatcttctcatagttcgggtctatctccttttgaaaagcTATATGTGCatgtccctgattattcctcatttagagtctttggctgtacttgtttcgttcttcgtcctcatgtagaacgcaATAAGCTATCCTCTCGAtccgctatttgtgtctttctgggttatgg
It contains:
- the LOC7497015 gene encoding G-type lectin S-receptor-like serine/threonine-protein kinase At4g27290 isoform X1, translating into MQMINFQLLPLGSSMEVFLLLFFCLAFTTFNFKTSTATDFLTVNQILRDNSSEALVSTNGTFAFGFFSPWNSTNRYLGIWFNNVPDQTVVWVANRDSPLTDLSGAVTIVENGNIVISQNSMKNIVLSSNPSTTSNNPILQLLSTGNLVVKDIGSDDISNNYIWQSFDYPCDTLIPGMKLGWDLTTGQNWFLTSWKSLQDPSAGLYTYKLDIKGLPQVHLRRGSDIVYRSGPWDGVMWDGLRLGGGLQMKGFQIFKSIFIYNSNYIYFSFDNSDNNMISRFLVDSSGVLNYFTWNQKSNEWFLMFSLQKDLCDAYSRCGPNGICNENQVPICHCPTGFVPKVTEEWYSMDWSSGCVPRKPLNCSTNEGFMRFPNLKLPDNSYAMQSITTNQENCADACLRNCSCVAYATTELIDCVTWFGDLLDVSEFNDGGDELYVRMAASELESSAMDKVTLIIFWASTILAVLLLVLVALYVLWKRKSGRKIGQSVEEACHDDKPGLEDLELPLFDRSTIAAATNDFAFANKVGEGGFGPVYKGKLSTGQEIAVKVLSKDSGQGLKEFKNEVILIAKLQHRNLVRLLGCYIHAEEQMLVYEYMSKRSLDLYIFDSQEGASLDWQKRFNIVVGIARGLLYLHRDSRLRIIHRDLKASNILLDSDLNPKISDFGLARMFGGDQTEAKTCRVMGTYGYMSPEYAIDGQFSVKSDVFSFGVLLLEIVSGKRNREFYHPDHDFNLLGHAWILWNDERAIELLMDPFMGNPINTSEVLKCIQVGLLCVQQCPEDRPTMSSVVLMLDCENPLLPQPRKPGYYTDRCLLSNMESYFSGNDLSITTLMGR
- the LOC7497015 gene encoding G-type lectin S-receptor-like serine/threonine-protein kinase At4g27290 isoform X2 — translated: MQMINFQLLPLGSSMEVFLLLFFCLAFTTFNFKTSTATDFLTVNQILRDNSSEALVSTNGTFAFGFFSPWNSTNRYLGIWFNNVPDQTVVWVANRDSPLTDLSGAVTIVENGNIVISQNSMKNIVLSSNPSTTSNNPILQLLSTGNLVVKDIGSDDISNNYIWQSFDYPCDTLIPGMKLGWDLTTGQNWFLTSWKSLQDPSAGLYTYKLDIKGLPQVHLRRGSDIVYRSGPWDGVMWDGLRLGGGLQMKGFQIFKSIFIYNSNYIYFSFDNSDNNMISRFLVDSSGVLNYFTWNQKSNEWFLMFSLQKDLCDAYSRCGPNGICNENQVPICHCPTGFVPKVTEEWYSMDWSSGCVPRKPLNCSTNEGFMRFPNLKLPDNSYAMQSITTNQENCADACLRNCSCVAYATTELIDCVTWFGDLLDVSEFNDGGDELYVRMAASELGQSVEEACHDDKPGLEDLELPLFDRSTIAAATNDFAFANKVGEGGFGPVYKGKLSTGQEIAVKVLSKDSGQGLKEFKNEVILIAKLQHRNLVRLLGCYIHAEEQMLVYEYMSKRSLDLYIFDSQEGASLDWQKRFNIVVGIARGLLYLHRDSRLRIIHRDLKASNILLDSDLNPKISDFGLARMFGGDQTEAKTCRVMGTYGYMSPEYAIDGQFSVKSDVFSFGVLLLEIVSGKRNREFYHPDHDFNLLGHAWILWNDERAIELLMDPFMGNPINTSEVLKCIQVGLLCVQQCPEDRPTMSSVVLMLDCENPLLPQPRKPGYYTDRCLLSNMESYFSGNDLSITTLMGR